The following proteins are encoded in a genomic region of Vulpes vulpes isolate BD-2025 chromosome X, VulVul3, whole genome shotgun sequence:
- the LOC112909805 gene encoding melanoma-associated antigen 10-like, with protein MKISAASGSPGLLQSPQRACSSTAMEVTPSIRSDQGSRSQEEEGPNTLQALPETVLLLEDAIDDKVADLVAFLLLKYRTNELTTQAEMLKTVSQDYQELFPVIFSQAFECMQLFFGVDVREVDSSDHAYVLVTALGLTCDEMPNGEQNVPKTGLLINILGVIYMGGNCAPEEDVWEVLGVMGVYDGQEHFLYGEPRELLTKIWVQEGYLEYRRVAGSNPACYKFLWGSRAHAETSKMKILEFLAKVNDTIPSAFPVWYEEALRDEEVRSQARVAARDVVGGPGPGSVLGPYPAASLAPREV; from the coding sequence ATGAAGATTTCTGCTGCTTCTGGATCACCAGGTCTTCTCCAGAGtcctcagagagcctgctcctccacTGCCATGGAAGTCACTCCATCAATCAGATCAGATCAGGGCTCCAGAAGCCAAGAAGAGGAGGGGCCAAACACTTTGCAGGCCCTGCCAGAAACTGTGCTCTTACTTGAAGATGCCATAGATGATAAGGTAGCTGACCTGGTGGCATTCCTGCTTCTCAAGTATAGAACAAACGAGCTGACCACACAGGCAGAAATGCTGAAAACTGTCAGCCAAGATTACCAGGAGCTCTTCCCTGTGATCTTCAGCCAAGCTTTTGAGTGCATGCAATTGTTCTTTGGTGTTGATGTGAGGGAAGTGGATTCCAGTGATCATGCCTATGTCTTAGTTACTGCCCTGGGCCTCACCTGCGATGAGATGCCGAACGGTGAGCAGAATGTGCCCAAGACTGGCCTCTTGATAAATATCCTTGGTGTGATATATATGGGTGGCAACTGTGCCCCTGAGGAGGATGTCTGGGAAGTGCTGGGAGTCATGGGGGTGTATGATGGTCAGGAGCACTTCCtctatggggagcccagggagctccTCACCAAAATCTGGGTGCAGGAAGGCTACCTGGAGTACCGGCGGGTGGCGGGCAGCAACCCTGCCTGCTACAAGTTCCTGTGGGGTTCCAGGGCCCATGCCGAAACCAGCAAGATGAAAATCTTAGAGTTTTTGGCCAAGGTCAATGATACCATCCCCAGTGCCTTTCCTGTCTGGTATGAGGAAGCCTTGAGAGATGAGGAAGTGCGATCCCAAGCCAGGGTTGCAGCCAGGGATGTAGTGGGAGGGCCAGGACCAGGGTCAGTTTTAGGGCCATATCCAGCAGCTTCTCTTGCTCCAAGGGAAGTCTGA